The genomic window CAAACAAGCACTGTCCAGAATGAAGTCTGTCAGGGATTTGTGGGCCACCTCGGCGGCGCGGCGCAATATGGCCTCTTGCTGGTCCGTGGCGCGCAAACCCAAGCGGGCCGATCGCGCTGCATTGGCGGAACGTGCCGAAGGCGTATGGGGGGCGACTGCTGAAGTCATGGTTGCACCTGGATTGTGTTGCTTGGTTGTCAGTCATGTTAGTACAAATGACACACAAACACAATGTCTGTGGGTCGATTGCGTCTACTGCTCCGCCCGCAACCTCTCAAACGTATCCCAAAACTGCGCATCCTGCGTCGTCGCAAAGTTGACACGCATCAGCGTGCTGGGCTGGCGTTCGGCGTGGAACAAGGCGCCGGGGGCGAGCAGATAACCCTCGTCCAGCATG from Rhodoferax sp. AJA081-3 includes these protein-coding regions:
- a CDS encoding DUF1778 domain-containing protein; translation: MTSAVAPHTPSARSANAARSARLGLRATDQQEAILRRAAEVAHKSLTDFILDSACLAAEQTLLDQRLFMVSGSQYQALMDLLDRPAQDNPGLKDLFSHKAPWDKP